The following is a genomic window from Kogia breviceps isolate mKogBre1 chromosome 4, mKogBre1 haplotype 1, whole genome shotgun sequence.
TGTTTTCAGAGATTAACCTTATCTTCCTAAACAGTTCTTGGTattcaaacaagaaaaaaaatgtgagaataaacatattttttgaagagcaaaacaaatgaaaactggTGCATAACTTTCTAAATAGTTTATTGTGTAAGTTTCCTACCAAATAATTAATTTAGGGAAGGGTAACAAGTATGACGATCTACCTCATGCTAAACACTGAGTTTATACTTTATGAACAatttctcatttaatactcacatcAATATTTTGAGGTATGCGTTATCATCTGTATTTTATAagcaagaaaactgaaataagaaatgttaaacaccttgctgaaggtcacaaagctagtaaatgCTGCAGCCAAGGTTCAAGTCAAGGTATTTCTTGCATCAAGTGAAGAAAATATACTCActtaaatattaattcaaaacaAGTGAACATTTGCACATCACATTTAGGAAGAAACACCTCTATTACACaacatggtatttctcttaaaataacatttattgcatTTTCTGAAACTAAAGtaatacatattataataaatctagaaaaatataaaatgtacaagAAATTTAAAGTTACATTCTTaccacccagagaaaactattaaCCTTTTGTGTAGTTTTCTACAGTGATACTACAGTATTTTTATAATGTAATattcaactttattttaattagaaagagtaaaagaaaaggaTTTTCTCGGGAGAAAAAGGCCACCTCAGGATTAGTGTTTCAGCAACAGTTCACATCCAGAGAAGAGATATATCTGGTCTTAATTCCTATTAGAAATGAagaactaaggcccagagaagtaAAGTAATTTTCACAAAGTCAGAGCAATCTAGTGGTAGAACACAGGTGAAATAGTTTTTTTTCTAGCACCTTGCCAAGTGTTCATTCCATTATGCACCTTTTCTGAGTTTCTAGAGAATTTACAGCCTGTGACTCAAGATTTCAGTCAACGTTGTATTTGCTTCAAGTTATTTCACACATGGTCCCTTCTCCCAACTAAGCTGTCATCATTTAAATTCTCTCTCTATTCTTTTATCTTTCAGAAGCTTGTTTATCATCCATTCCTGGTAAGTACAATTTTTCAACATCttgataataaataattaaaccaAATTTAGCATCAGAAGACTCTGTCTCCTAAGCCACTTTTGCCTTCAGGAGCAGTTTTGAGGCTACCCTATGCCAACTCTTGAACTGATACAACAGAAGAAGCAAGATAACTGGGATTTATcagtgtatttattcatttattcattcattcaacatgtatttacTAGACACAGGTTATAGCCAGGTTCCGTTCTTCACACTGAGgagtccctgccctcacaggGCACAAATTCTTCCTCTAATTCCATTTGGCATATTATTTGTGCCTCATGAGCAACATACAGAGGCAGTAAGGAGGTGTCCTGACATCATATATCCAAATTGTTGACTGTCCAAGAAGTATGTGTGGTGCCCATCACACAGTGGCCATCAGTCTAACTACCATGGCAATAATAATCTTTAGGTCAGTTCAGAAAGTCTTTCTATAGGACCTTTATGCTAAGCACTAAAGCTACAGAAATCTAGAATTCAAGAGATAAAAGTATAATCCCTGCTTTTAAGAAACTCATAGTCTAGTAGAGAAAACAGATGTGTCTAAGAAGTAGGTGTTAGGGACCATGCTGGGATTATTTTAggttgtatttttaagatttatcttCATGAGCCCACTCAAAGACACAAAAACGAAtcagatggatttttttaaatcttaggaATACAATATTTATTCCCAGTACCTATTCTCCCTGACATCCTCTCACACTGTTTGTTAATTTGAGGGATCCAAATACTCTGGTCAAGTTGACTCTCTCCCCTTTCCAGAGGAATTGTGCACCTTAATTATTGCAGAAGCATTTCCTGAAGATTCTGGGGAATTCAAGTGCATTGCAGAAAATGAGGCTGGGACTGTAGTCTCCACAGCAAGACTCTTTGTTTCTCCAGGTAACTCCTCTGGATCACCCTGCTCAAATTCAGCCCTGAGCCAAGAGGAAGATTCTGTTTCTATCTGAACTGGTGactaattatatttttcagaaggaaaagaagtggAGAAATCAGAGAGTTCTACAAAGTCACCCATGAGGAAATTTTCTCCAAAACTGGCCTCCTTTCCCTGGAGCAGTGACAGCTACACAAAGGGCAAAAATCCAGACAGTACTCCAATAAAACTTATGCCAACTATTCCTGAAACAGCCAGTCACAATGAACATGAGATCCAGGTTCCAAAGGAGGATTTCTGTACCATCAAGGAAAATTCCTCTGAGCTACAACCACAATGGTAAGGGCAGACAGACCtaacattcactcattcaacaaatgttcttGGGTCTATATATAGAACAGTGAACATGACAAAGCTCTTGCCCTCAGTGAGCTTGcattctgagatgactcactttACCTGTGTCATTTCTCCCTTGCCCTCCATCATGCATTTCACCAGGGCCTAAATAGTAAGTCATGTGCTTAGATCCACATTTAAGGGTTTGGTATAGaaacttatcaaaaaaaaaaaaaaaaaaaaccaccaacaatGCTGAAATGGCAAAAGATTTTGAAGAATGGGATCTTGAATTCAACGTCCTATCTCAATACAAATTGGTAAAACATTTTGTGATACACGTTTCTTCACCGTTAGTCTTAGAATACAGACACAATTGTCCTTGCATTTAGAGGACAAATtgtaaatggaaagataattcAGTAAGTGAATTTGCCAACCAGGCTATGTTTAAAAACAACATAATCCGCCACCATTCCCAGTCCCCAAAGACAAACCTCAAAcgaaaatactgatttttttaaaacctaaaaattgatacTTGGAGACTCCAAGtcattggagggacttccctggtggtctattggctaagactctgcactcccaatgcagggggcccgggttcaatccgtggtcagggaactagattccacatgccacaactaagagtttgcatgccacaactaaaagattcccgcatgccgcaactaaaagataccacgtgccgcaactaagacccggcgctgccaaataaacaaacaaacaaataaataaacatttctttttttttaagttattggaGACTAACAGACCTGGAACAGTGTGTGAAGTACATAGTAGGAATTCAATAGTAGCTATTACTTCACTGCATTGTTTTTTTATGGAGATCAGTGTTATCTCCAATAACAGCCTATGACTGTGATTTCTCAGTTGGTCTCCTGGAATCCCTTTAGCTTATAGGATCACTAGTCACCTGGGCAGTAGCTACCCCTATAAATAAAGATTCCTCATGGGATCAAGGAAGAATGGGTgtgtggaaaaataaataagactgcAATTTATTGAACAAACATCTATTAAGCACATTGTATGTGTTTTGTCAGTTTCTGTGCCTTGGGAAAATAGCCAATACTCGTATCCAAAATTTTTCTCCATGAGTACCTGTGTTTATCAGTGAGCCTTTAGGACTTAAAAAGGCCTTGAATTTATAATATGATATCTTTCATATGAGACTACTAtctttttcattaataaaatcaTTTGTGGGGACAATTATCGGGCAAAAGTTCCATGAACGTTAACAAGTTTTTACTGAATGTCTACCATGAGCTACATTGTCCTAGACAAGATAAATAAGCAATAAAGAATCCCTCCCTCAGAAAAAAAACTTAACCTAGTTGAGGAGATACATTATACCACATAATAGGCCACTGTATGATTTCCTGTTTCATTTGAGTCTCTCAGCAACCCTGATTTAGGTTAGTAAAACTGATACTATCTTTGTTTTTTCAGTTAATTATTAAAGCTCAAAGAGTTGAAGCAACTTGTCTAAGGTTACACAGCAAGTATGTAGTAGAGTGGGCACTCACACTCAGGTCtccaaaatagataataaaaaggTTAATGTGTCTAGAAAGCTGTAGAAGATCAACCAAATTAATGTTATCATTTTTAATGTTCGACTCCAAACCCGGTGTCCATTATTATTTCTTGCTTGAGAAGAATAAGATTGAGTCAACTGCTACAATGGGACTCCCTTTTGCTATAGGTCTATGCAGAACTTCAGTAATCATAGTGATTAATGCATAacctgaaaatgaataaaatattcttcattttttagTCCTTTCATCTTCAATATGACATTTTCCTTCTCAGTTGAGACAGCAGAAATTAGCCTCATCACACACATCTGACCTCTGATTTTAGAAGCAGCTCACAGCACCATTTTTACAATCACATATatacttcacattttaaaaaacaacaagggATGAATGAGTGACAGTTAAACAGCTACCCTTCCACTGATGATGAGACAACAAGGAATTCCCTGGACATGCAGCAAGAAACGTTTCAGTAGGAAACATGTGAGATAGTAGGGAGTTACCTACATCTTGTGAGGCATTAGAATGATTTACCAGAGGCCCTTACTGATAATTTAGAGATAGAAATGGAAAAGGCTGTCTCTGGGGTGCAGGCTGGAATATGGTCCACCCACCTGACATCttaatattttgttcagttttaggATGATTTTTCTCAAATAAGCAACTAAACATTCAAATAGCCATATTTGTGAGAAAACATAAAACACCACtcaaaaaagcaaaccaaatattaaaaagtagaaaaacagaTTCATGGTAAATTACTGAATACAGACTCTTAACTTTCGAGAATGGTGTTACAAGGGATCTTACTTACCTTTCCTAAACTATCCCTTGATCCCCTAATTGTAGCAAGAACCTTAGCTTAGATGTACCATGGAGCTACCGCACTGTAACAAACGTTGTACCTTACAAAGGTCTAGGGAAAAGAAGAGGCAAAGCTTAAAGgataaagagtaaataaaactaaaattcttCCTCAACTATGGAACATTTAGAATCTGCCCGAGGCAAAATTGGGGATTTCAGTTTGTCCTGAGCATCTTCCCTACTTGGCTGGTAGGGTATATCTCAATCAAACCCTGTTCTTGGGAAGAACTAAATATCAGTCACATACACCACATTTAAAGTGCTCAGAATAGGGCCATACTCAAAGTAAATGCTATATGTATGttattcttgttatttttattgtcactTGCACTTACATTTTAAGTCTCTCTAATTTAGATTGAAAGGCTTTGTCCCTATTAATGGAATCTGAAATATCAGTGAGCAGATGTGGAGAAACATTTTGGGTGATTCCTGAAATAAGACTTTGTAAGCGAACGCCTACTCAACAAGTCTAGTATGCTTTTTCTACTAAGTAACGGCTGTGTGCCCAGGTGGCAGTTATCAAACTTTCTCTGAACACCAAAGGAAGGTACACCTACATGGTCAACTGTGAAGAATTTTAAGCAGCTCACATGTGCTCAAACATCTATTTGTTGGATCCTAACGTACATGATAATGACATCAAGACTGGAGTACCCATGAGGGAGGGGAATAAATAGATATGCTTTAAGCAATAATACCATACCAAAGCTAAAGCCACTAAATAGGGATAATTCCACTTGATTAGCCTGATCCTCATGCCACCTTCCCCTCTTCACCACCTTTTGCTGATTTGaaggtttcttcctctgtaattaTTTACTTCCCTGCACAAAAATGGAAACTTAAATGCTAAGATGGTCTCCTtgatgaaaagagaaaggaagctgTGTAACTGTAAggagtaagggaaataaagagAACTAACAGTACAGAGCCCTAACTGTAAACACTGCttgtttggtagtttcttaagtGTTTCAAACTCTTTTAGAATGAAAGTATATAGTCAAGGAGGCATATGCTATACAGATTCAGAGAACTTGCTAAAGAAACCAAATCGCGTTTTTCTACTTCCCCACCTACCCAGTGACATAACACCATCATCCTGCTCTCCTGGCCTTTGCCCAGACACACTCCCTCTCTTGAAACAAACTGCTTGAACCCCACTCCATTCCCCCTCCCATttggcaagagaaaaaaaaaaggccttcagATGAACAACTATCCAATACAAATCAGTTTGGAGCCCATCCATCACTGGTCTTATTTCTGGAGAAGTCTTGGCAGTTAGAATGTCAGTCTTAGAATACTATTTCCCTTTTAGTCCTTTCTTCAACAGGGAAGATCAAAGcccccaccacaaaaaagaaaataagttttctttatactttttcccATTTCCCAATTCTTTGCTCTTCCCCCTATATGAGCTTGCTAAACCTCATAGTCAAAGTTCACATCTAAAATAAAGAGGCTTGCAAGAGCAGCTCATGTAATCCCACTCCTTAAATATCACTAAGACATCTGAGATATTGTTTAGATTGTGGACTCTTACTTTGACATGCCAGCATAGGTAGATGGACAGGCAACCACATCAGATGTCACTGTTTGGCAGCTGATAAAAGTCAGCAGTGCTATAATACTAAGCACAGAGCCACTAGATTAGTCTGTGAGGGAAGGGGATGCCTCTTTCTTCCCTTTAGTAGTAGGTTAAACCGAGCAGGCACTCTCTGGAACTCGGGTAAGTCCCTTCTTTATTCCTGCTtcagtttggggttttgtttttgttttttgtccaaATCAGAACAGTATGTAAAAGGTGATCTTCAGATAAAAAGTTCAAAAGCCACAAGATCATAATGGCATTATACaaagatttgaaaagaatgtgaccTGTTCATTCCACTGAAATTGGAAGGCATTATGAAAAGGGTAGAAGGAAAGACAGTTGtgtgtcattatttttaaataatcatttttctttgaaaagggACACTTGATCTAACTGTAACTGTGGTAATGTCCTACAGCTTCAAAATATCCTCAGTTTTTTATGCAAGTCTGTGCTATATTAGAGATGAGGGGAAAAGTCAAGATTTTTCTAAATAGGAGACTTAATAGTACTTTATTCATAAAATCTTTGgaatttatttaacattatttgGAATAAAATGATACTGTCATATAATAGAAGGCATTATAGAATTGAATTGTTGAACAGTAACTACAAACATGAAGAAAAACCTTTCAGAGTTACCTGTGTGAACATCTGTGTAAAATTTTGTTGagacatgaataaaataaaacttttgaaagaacatatttttaattgaattcttttttaataacACTAATTGTTAACTATGTAGGCTGATACCAAAATGTACAAGATAGTTGACCTTCTAAAActatatgtaaagaaaaatagggaattttctggaaaatatataCTGGCTATTTGTTAAACAGTTTATTCCTTCCTTGGTATTTGAAATTAATCTG
Proteins encoded in this region:
- the LOC131755101 gene encoding palladin-like codes for the protein MQSPCSSLSGSTCVVAPVFTKHLQDISTTRGQCVVFECRVQATATVQVHWYREKEQIADSDDFRILRKKACLSSIPEELCTLIIAEAFPEDSGEFKCIAENEAGTVVSTARLFVSPEGKEVEKSESSTKSPMRKFSPKLASFPWSSDSYTKGKNPDSTPIKLMPTIPETASHNEHEIQVPKEDFCTIKENSSELQPQCKNLSLDVPWSYRTVTNVVPYKGLGKRRGKA